A genomic stretch from Plasmodium cynomolgi strain B DNA, chromosome 8, whole genome shotgun sequence includes:
- a CDS encoding hypothetical protein (putative): protein MEIKFNDSLTTANTWNKRVFPHNSTLHIAPGRILKGDIEPGTQQRFQALKERIINLLNEDDESFRERFNSLTHDGIFRKEYDVLMSEYNLEKLSNALKRYDDFEKRINPFKNNKRKKSLKSINYDNELDKQYDEFKYYDDDYEGTNRAFYYVNDFRIKQRAKRRRYPQRYRRKPKVKKDNRPRIFKYLNTAISKIKAKKPTAYIAPYNNNKYGLRPSSKNRKIIYHIENFKYKISLFSVKLLKAILIVLYYTTNEVIDLLLP from the coding sequence tcaCTTACCACTGCTAATACATGGAACAAAAGAGTCTTCCCTCATAATAGCACGTTACACATAGCACCAGGTAGAATATTAAAGGGTGATATTGAACCAGGAACGCAACAACGATTTCAAGCGCTAAAAGAAAGAATTATAAATTTGCTAAATGAAGATGATGAGTCATTCAGAGAAAGATTTAATTCATTAACACACGATGGAATTTTTAGAAAAGAATATGATGTGTTGATGAGTGAGTACAATCTTGAAAAACTGTCGAATGCACTAAAACGGTATGATGactttgaaaaaagaataaatcccttcaaaaataataagcgTAAAAAATCGCTTAAAAGTATAAACTATGATAATGAGTTGGACAAACAATATGacgaatttaaatattatgatGACGATTACGAAGGAACAAATCGTGCATTCTATTATGTAAATGATTTTCGAATAAAGCAGAGAGCAAAAAGGCGCAGATATCCCCAACGGTATAGAAGGAAGCCTAAAGTGAAAAAGGATAATAGGCCaagaatatttaaatatttaaacacAGCTATTTCAAAgataaaggcaaaaaagcCAACTGCTTATATAGCTCCTTATaacaataataaatatgGGCTCAGACCTAGTagcaaaaatagaaaaatcatatatcacatagaaaattttaaatacaaGATTTCACTATTTTCtgtaaaattgttaaaagcAATTTTAATCGTACTATACTATACAACTAACGAAGTTATTGATTTACTTCTTCCATAG